A single Phoenix dactylifera cultivar Barhee BC4 chromosome 1, palm_55x_up_171113_PBpolish2nd_filt_p, whole genome shotgun sequence DNA region contains:
- the LOC113462358 gene encoding protein LYK5-like, with the protein MGKLKPSCSTALLLFSVLFCFPSSQAQQEYLNNAQLACYATNGSSTLGYSCNGQRNSCSTFLTFRSQTSYQSPVQIGQLLNVNASNVSTINGVADGSRVPVSDLVFVPAACSCSGKYYQHNASYTIKSTDTYFIVANYTYQGLSTCQALMAQNPYNSRNLPVGEKLVVPLRCACPTSNQTASGFKYLLSYLVATGDNVDAIAQRFNTDSQSILDANDLSSSSVINFVTTLLVPLKTEPTKEELVNPPPPPSPPPPTSPGATSDKGSSNKKWIGIGIGIGVGVLAICGVLVWFLCWRRRRERQPIPQGPKIAESPSDALVSSEIRSVIGSLTLYKFQELESATGSFGEDHRIKGSVYRAVINGDNAAVKRLKGDVSNEIDILKHVNHSNVVRLSGFCLHGGNTYLVYEFAERGSLSDWLHRKRDWSGSSHLGWRQRVQIAHDVADGLNYLHNYVSPPYVHKNLKSSNILLGREFRAKLSNFGLARPVEDSGGPLLTRHVVGTQGYLAPEYLEHGLITPKIDVFAFGVVMLELLSGKEATFAKEGDEKKEVLLWSLIGEVLSGEDVRSKLRSFVDPYLQNDYPFDLAFAMAELAMRCVTRDPASRPSMTEVFLSLAAVYNSTLDWDPSNLKIL; encoded by the coding sequence ATGGGGAAGCTGAAGCCCTCTTGCTCTACTGCTCTGCTCCTCTTCTCCGTTCTCTTTTGCTTCCCCTCCTCCCAAGCCCAGCAAGAATACTTGAACAACGCACAATTGGCCTGCTACGCAACCAACGGCTCCTCCACCTTGGGCTACTCCTGCAACGGGCAACGCAACTCCTGCTCCACCTTCCTCACCTTCCGATCCCAGACCTCGTACCAGTCCCCCGTCCAAATCGGCCAGCTCCTCAACGTCAACGCCTCCAATGTCTCCACCATCAACGGCGTCGCCGACGGCTCCCGGGTCCCTGTTTCCGACCTCGTCTTCGTCCCCGCCGCCTGCTCCTGCTCTGGCAAGTACTACCAGCACAACGCTTCGTACACTATCAAATCCACCGATACGTACTTCATCGTCGCCAACTACACCTACCAGGGCCTCTCCACCTGCCAGGCCCTGATGGCCCAGAACCCCTACAACAGCCGGAACCTCCCCGTCGGCGAGAAGCTGGTCGTCCCATTGCGCTGCGCCTGCCCCACCTCCAACCAGACCGCCAGCGGCTTCAAGTACTTGCTCAGCTACTTGGTCGCCACGGGCGACAACGTTGACGCGATAGCCCAGAGGTTCAACACCGACTCCCAGTCGATTCTGGACGCGAATGACTTGTCATCCAGCTCCGTTATCAATTTCGTCACCACGCTGTTGGTGCCCCTCAAGACCGAGCCCACCAAGGAGGAGCTCGTGAACCCGCCTCCGCCGCCTTCCCCGCCTCCGCCGACTTCCCCTGGCGCGACCAGCGACAAGGGCAGCTCTAACAAGAAATGGATAGGCATCGGAATCGGAATCGGAGTCGGTGTTTTAGCCATTTGTGGAGTTCTGGTTTGGTTCTTGTGCTGGCGCCGCCGCCGTGAACGCCAGCCAATCCCTCAAGGTCCCAAGATCGCCGAGTCCCCGTCGGATGCTTTGGTTTCTAGCGAGATCCGCAGCGTCATCGGGTCACTGACGCTGTATAAGTTCCAAGAACTGGAGAGTGCCACCGGGTCTTTCGGGGAAGATCACAGGATCAAAGGATCCGTTTACCGGGCTGTCATCAACGGAGACAATGCAGCGGTGAAGAGGCTGAAAGGTGATGTGTCGAATGAGATCGATATATTGAAGCACGTCAACCATTCCAACGTGGTCAGGCTGTCCGGTTTCTGCCTCCACGGAGGGAACACTTACCTTGTCTATGAGTTCGCCGAGAGGGGATCTCTCAGTGACTGGCTTCATCGGAAGAGGGATTGGAGTGGTTCGAGTCATCTCGGCTGGCGGCAGAGGGTTCAGATTGCTCACGATGTCGCTGATGGGCTCAATTATCTGCACAATTACGTGAGCCCGCCGTATGtccacaagaacttgaagagcAGCAACATCCTCCTCGGCAGGGAGTTCAGAGCGAAGCTCTCCAACTTCGGGCTGGCAAGGCCGGTGGAGGATTCGGGAGGCCCGCTCCTCACGAGGCATGTTGTTGGTACTCAGGGTTACTTGGCGCCGGAGTATCTAGAGCATGGGCTCATTACCCCTAAGATCGATGTTTTCGCATTCGGAGTGGTCATGTTGGAGTTGCTGTCAGGTAAGGAAGCTACCTTCGCCAAGGAAGGTGATGAGAAAAAGGAGGTGCTGCTGTGGTCGTTGATAGGGGAAGTTCTCAGCGGCGAAGATGTGAGGAGCAAGTTGAGGAGTTTTGTCGATCCTTATCTACAGAATGATTATCCCTTTGATCTAGCATTTGCTATGGCTGAGTTGGCAATGCGCTGCGTCACACGCGACCCTGCATCTCGCCCAAGCATGACTGAGGTTTTTCTGTCCCTGGCAGCAGTTTATAATTCTACTTTGGATTGGGATCCATCAAACTTAAAGATTTTGTAA